A genomic region of Rutidosis leptorrhynchoides isolate AG116_Rl617_1_P2 unplaced genomic scaffold, CSIRO_AGI_Rlap_v1 contig323, whole genome shotgun sequence contains the following coding sequences:
- the LOC139882895 gene encoding uncharacterized mitochondrial protein AtMg00810-like produces MIDELKSTLHNNFKLKDLGTLKYFLGMEIGRSDHGIVMNQSKYALELISDMGLSGSKTVSTPFELNLKLTSKEYDDFIEKQSGGKQKSTDKLLDDPKKFKRLIGRLLYLTITRPDISYSVNHISQFMHRPKDSHYQAALRIIRYVKKDPGQGLFMPKINKLEVKAYCDSDWASCILERKSVTGFCVKLGDSLISWRSRKQKTVSRSSAEAEYRSMADTVAELMWIRGILQELGVKIDRPIDLYCDSEAAIHISANPVYHERTKHIEIDCHLVRQQISNKLINTVHISTGEQPADVFTKGLGAYQHEHLLKKLGLKDIFSDRASSSISNRDPLQISAC; encoded by the coding sequence ATGATTGATGAACTCAAATCCACCCTACATAATAACTTTAAACTCAAAGATTTGGGCACACTCAAGTACTTTCTAGGGATGGAAATTGGAAGATCAGATCATGGGATAGTAATGAATCAGAGTAAATATGCTCTGGAGTTAATTTCAGATATGGGATTGAGTGGATCAAAAACAGTTTCAACTCCATTCGAACTCAATCTAAAGCTAACATCTAAAGAGTATGATGATTTTATAGAAAAACAATCAGGAGGAAAGCAGAAATCTACTGACAAATTACTCGATGATCCAAAGAAATTCAAGAGATTGATTGGTCGACTCTTATATCTAACGATTACCAGACCAGACATCAGTTATTCGGTGAATCACATAAGCCAGTTTATGCATCGACCCAAGGACTCGCATTATCAAGCAGCATTAAGAATAATCAGATATGTGAAGAAAGACCCAGGACAAGGACTGTTTATGCCGAAAATAAATAAGCTGGAGGTGAAGGCTTACTGTGATTCTGATTGGGCTTCTTGCATACTCGAGCGGAAATCAGTGACTGGGTTTTGCGTGAAATTGGGCGACTCACTTATTTCTTGGAGATCCCGCAAACAGAAGACTGTGTCACGATCGTCGGCGGAGGCTGAATATAGATCAATGGCTGATACAGTTGCTGAATTAATGTGGATTCGCGGAATACTACAGGAACTTGGAGTGAAAATCGATCGGCCGATCGACTTGTATTGTGACAGTGAGGCGGCGATCCATATATCAGCTAATCCTGTATATCACGAGCGTACCAAGCACATTGAAATCGATTGTCATCTTGTGAGACAACAGATTTCGAACAAGCTAATCAATACAGTTCATATCTCAACAGGGGAACAACCAGCAGATGTCTTTACGAAGGGATTAGGAGCTTACCAGCACGAGCATTTGTTGAAGAAGCTTGGCCTGAAGGATATTTTCTCTGATCGAGCTTCTTCCTCCATTTCCAATCGTGATCCTCTTCAAATTTCTGCATGTTGA
- the LOC139882894 gene encoding uncharacterized protein yields the protein MEDKDDSLDVLSQSRSDSMLVREKGRNDELCGNDSLKKVNMLDLDPDGIDDAELPQVTAQSSLKGKGSMAEKIRSAPMELDLNKSSRKNGTGHSDNSDKPNTYGEKDGCGVSKRISLDLNVEDAYSVVHEDQYDLSRKNLVLKSVDVSECGSTTTSPQREKDPLQVWKEMKQNGFLSSSHGGITARKANLSFASHGGIPVPKQRGRKRKQDTIRMKIDMELAKKEQVDRFKKIAAPSGLLNDLNPGIINHVRNRKQVHSIIEALVRSESHDFGINQGSLKDLGYTSDSVSQSDTLSHEGVLDYSLSGSFLARGTSMPMNLSFTSVSDDKSGDHDSSMVDLTADDDDALALKLSSFMQASDNPNSNEESADFANDFSLTIKAANVASQWLELIHHDVKGRISALRRSKKRVRAVITTELPFLIAKEFSSNQENDPFIQRNPADGYSNHTMAEMHRARWSSLFDQMDKSLSEEETQLESWFNQVKEMQLLCDRGLQVINWNSAHDWQKHGTSENDKSQMIGSPDRELAVRAAAASIYSTCKFLLSNGNNIFCC from the exons ATGGAAGATAAAGATGATTCACTGGATGTTTTGAGTCAATCCAGATCAGATTCAATG TTGGTAAGAGAGAAAGGGAGGAATGACGAGTTGTGTGGCAACGATTCTCTAAAGAAGGTTAACATGCTAGATCTTGATCCTGACG GCATTGATGATGCGGAATTGCCTCAAGTCACAGCTCAGTCTTCTTTAAAAGGAAAGGGTTCAATGGCAGAAAAAATCCGTTCTGCCCCTATGGAGTTGGATCTAAACAAGTCGTCAAGGAAAAATGGAACTGGGCATAGTGACAATTCTGACAAACCAAACACTTATGGGGAGAAAGATGGATGTGGAGTCTCAAAAAGAATCAGTTTAGATCTCAACGTGGAAGATGCTTATAGCGTAGTTCATGAGGACCAGTATGATCTGTCCAGAAAAAACCTTGTTTTGAAATCAGTAGATGTTTCTGAGTGTGGAAGTACCACCACAAGTCCACAGCGCGAAAAAGATCCTTTGCAAGTTTGGAAGGAGATGAAGCAAAATGGATTTCTTTCATCTTCTCATGGAG GTATAACAGCACGAAAAGCCAATCTATCATTTGCTTCCCATGGGGGGATACCAGTGCCGAAACAACGTGGGAGAAAACGTAAACAAGATACGATTAGGATGAAGATTGACATGGAGCTTGCAAAGAAAGAGCAGGTGGATAGGTTCAAGAAGATTGCAGCTCCCAGTGGactacttaatgatttaaacccaGGGATAATAAACCATGTACGAAACAGGAAACAAGTTCATTCCATAATTGAGGCCCTAGTCAGGTCAGAAAGTCATGATTTCGGTATCAATCAGGGAAGCTTAAAAGACCTTGGCTATACGAGCGATTCTGTATCTCAGAGTGACACTTTGTCTCATGAAGGAGTCCTTGATTATAGTTTATCCGGTAGTTTCCTGGCAAGAGGCACGTCCATGCCTATGAATCTGTCATTTACTTCAGTTTCAGATGACAAAAGTGGAGATCACGACTCAAGCATGGTAGACTTAACAGCTGATGATGACGATGCACTGGCGCTAAAGCTATCATCATTCATGCAGGCTTCTGACAATCCAAATTCCAATGAGGAGTCTGCTGACTTTGCAAACGATTTTTCTCTTACCATCAAAG CTGCCAATGTTGCTTCTCAGTGGTTGGAACTTATTCACCACGACGTTAAAGGGCGCATTTCAG CATTACGCCGTAGCAAGAAGAGAGTTCGAGCTGTGATAACAACTGAATTACCTTTCCTGATTGCAAAGGAATTCTCATCCAATCAAGAGAATGATCCTTTCATTCAAAGAAATCCTGCTGATGGATATTCCAATCATACAATGGCTGAAATGCATCGTGCACGGTGGAGCTCACTGTTTGATCAGATGGATAAGTCGCTTTCTGAAGAAGAAACCCAACTG GAAAGTTGGTTCAACCAAGTAAAGGAAATGCAGCTACTCTGCGACCGAGGCCTGCAAGTTATCAATTGGAACTCAGCACATGACTGGCAGAAACATGGAACATCAGAGAATGACAA ATCACAGATGATAGGATCCCCCGATAGAGAATTGGCGGTAAGAGCAGCTGCAGCTTCCATCTATTCAACGTGCAAGTTTTTGTTGTCCAATGGAAACAACATTTTTTGCTGCTAA
- the LOC139882888 gene encoding protein CHUP1, chloroplastic-like yields MKEENGNPSEKKGGKQSKYENQNQAPSKGNILKPKSSWGSNIVKGFTADKKIKQQQIITTTIRNPKVTNNSQSRAKRSLITDLSGSAQVHPASHRRQSSSGSRDLFNELDQLRNLLQESKEREFKLQAELSAYKRNPKVLDLERELEGKKNEVEELNVRVGLLENEKTSLLSGLSRDHHGNEGLAANSVSSNPEMEVVELRRLNKELQMQKRNLSCKLASMESQLASLAKESESNNVSMIKAEVSTLRHTNEDLCKQVEGLQMSRLNEVEELAYLRWVNSCLRDELAMNSEKELSPRLTEENCEPIDSFSSRTIKYPEYSGGKSLSLIKKLKKWPITSEDVETFESPDSLTDKTVIWEEERSPRRRHSISGSKLCIDDFVVNKRRQSDVFVPVKDMEKEEECITSHKYNSEIDHNHEPCRIAISFDVEKRALRIPNPPPRPSCSISKGPKEIDSNQMPPPPPPPPPLPPKFSAKSSACAVQRAPQVVEFYHSLMKRDSRKDSSNGGVCEALDVSNVRSNMIGEIENRSSYLLAIKADVETQGEFVNSLIREVNGAIYHDIEDVVAFVKWLDDELCFLVDERAVLKHFNWPEKKADTLREAAFGYRDLKKLESEICHYEDNPRTPCDIALKKMVAISEKMERTVYNLHRTRDSLMRNCKEFKIPTEWMLDNGIISKIKLGSVKLAKKYMRRVAMELQLKAGLEKDPAMDYMLLQGVRFAFRIHQFAGGFDAETMHAFEELRNLAHLLNKK; encoded by the exons ATGAAGGAAGAAAACGGAAACCCATCGGAGAAGAAAGGGGGAAAACAATCAAAATACGAAAATCAGAATCAAGCACCGTCAAAAGGTAATATCTTGAAACCAAAATCATCATGGGGTTCCAATATTGTCAAAGGGTTCACAGCTGACAAAAAGATCAAGCAGCAacaaataataacaacaacaataagaaACCCCAAAGTGACGAATAATTCTCAATCTCGAGCGAAGCGATCACTCATCACTGATCTTTCTGGGTCTGCACAAGTTCATCCAGCCAGTCATCGTCGCCAGTCATCTTCCGGGTCTCGAGATTTGTTTAATGAATTAGACCAGCTCAGGAATTTGCTTCAGGAATCTAAAGAGAGGGAATTCAAGCTACAAGCTGAGCTTTCGGCATATAAGCGAAACCCTAAGGTGTTGGACCTTGAAAGAGAGCTTGAAGGGAAGAAAAATGAAGTTGAGGAGCTAAATGTAAGGGTTGGGTTGTTGGAAAATGAGAAGACAAGTTTATTATCGGGGCTTTCTAGGGATCATCATGGAAATGAAGGATTGGCTGCTAATTCAGTGTCGAGTAATCCTGAAATGGAGGTGGTTGAGTTGAGGAGATTGAATAAGGAGCTGCAGATGCAGAAGAGGAATCTTTCTTGCAAGCTCGCTTCGATGGAGTCTCAGCTGGCTTCTCTAGCTAAGGAGTCTGAG AGTAACAATGTGTCTATGATTAAAGCTGAGGTATCCACGCTGAGACATACTAATGAGGATTTGTGTAAACAAGTTGAGGGTTTACAGATGAGCAGGTTAAATGAGGTTGAGGAGCTCGCTTATCTTAGATGGGTTAACTCATGTCTACGGGATGAGTTGGCAATGAATTCAGAGAAGGAACTAAGCCCCAGATTAACCGAGGAAAATTGTGAACCTATCGACTCGTTCTCTAGCCGAACTATTAAGTATCCAGAATACAGTGGTGGCAAGAGCTTAAGTTTGATAAAGAAATTGAAGAAATGGCCTATAACCAGTGAGGATGTGGAAACTTTTGAATCTCCCGACAGCCTGACCGATAAAACTGTTATTTGGGAAGAGGAGAGAAGTCCTAGAAGAAGGCACTCAATAAGTGGATCGAAATTGTGCATAGATGACTTTGTCGTGAACAAAAGAAGACAATCCGATGTTTTCGTACCAGTAAAGGACATGGAAAAGGAAGAAGAATGTATAACTTCTCACAAATACAACTCAGAAATTGATCATAACCACGAACCTTGTAGAATTGCAATTTCATTTGACGTTGAGAAAAGAGCTTTGCGAATCCCGAATCCTCCGCCAAGGCCTTCATGTTCCATTTCCAAGGGGCCTAAGGAGATAGATTCCAATCAAatgccaccaccaccacctcctccACCTCCACTTCCTCCAAAGTTTTCGGCAAAGAGTTCTGCATGTGCGGTGCAACGAGCGCCACAAGTTGTCGAATTTTACCATTCTCTAATGAAAAGGGATTCCAGAAAGGATTCTTCAAATGGTGGTGTCTGTGAAGCTCTAGATGTCTCCAATGTGCGCAGCAACATGATTGGAGAAATCGAGAACCGATCATCATATTTGCTTGCG ATAAAGGCTGACGTCGAGACACAAGGAGAATTTGTGAATTCACTGATAAGGGAGGTCAACGGTGCTATTTATCATGACATTGAAGATGTTGTCGCATTTGTGAAGTGGTTGGATGATGAGCTTTGCTTCCTT GTGGATGAACGGGCAGTTTTAAAGCATTTCAATTGGCCAGAAAAGAAAGCTGACACACTGAGAGAAGCCGCATTTGGATATCGTGATCTGAAGAAACTGGAGTCAGAAATTTGTCACTATGAGGATAATCCTCGAACTCCATGTGATATTGCATTAAAGAAAATGGTTGCTATATCAGAGAA GATGGAGCGTACTGTGTATAATCTACATCGGACAAGAGATTCATTGATGCGGAATTGCAAGGAATTCAAAATTCCCACTGAATGGATGCTCGACAATGGGATTATAAGCAag ATTAAGTTAGGATCAGTGAAGCTGGCGAAGAAATACATGAGGAGAGTTGCTATGGAACTCCAACTAAAAGCAGGGTTAGAAAAAGATCCTGCCATGGACTACATGCTACTCCAAGGAGTGAGATTTGCTTTCAGAATTCATCAG TTTGCGGGAGGATTCGATGCAGAGACGATGCACGCATTTGAAGAACTTCGAAACCTGGCTCACCTCCTCAACAAAAAGTGA
- the LOC139882896 gene encoding RING-H2 finger protein ATL72-like, whose product MSRLLLDAASPTNESRHTSFINEASFDTNMVIILAALLCALICALGLNSIVRCALRCSRRFDFDTMPEHETVMRLQAITGLKKSELRQIPIASFWPGLNIKATDCLICLGEFNDGEIVRVLPKCNHGFHVRCVDTWLMSRSWCPTCRQPLLSSELPTTTSSTGQHSNLVAAVITTGELDMEIRHNVNAESYC is encoded by the coding sequence ATGTCACGGCTACTCCTCGATGCGGCATCGCCAACAAATGAATCGAGGCATACTTCCTTCATTAACGAAGCTAGTTTCGACACAAACATGGTGATAATCCTAGCTGCTCTACTATGTGCTTTAATATGTGCACTAGGACTAAACTCAATTGTCCGATGTGCCCTACGTTGTAGCAGGAGGTTTGACTTTGACACGATGCCGGAACATGAGACCGTCATGCGCCTCCAAGCGATTACCGGCCTTAAAAAGAGCGAGCTCAGGCAGATTCCGATTGCATCATTTTGGCCAGGATTGAATATCAAGGCCACAGATTGTCTAATTTGTCTTGGAGAATTTAATGATGGGGAAATTGTAAGGGTCTTGCCCAAATGTAACCACGGATTTCACGTTAGGTGTGTTGATACATGGCTCATGTCACGCTCTTGGTGTCCTACTTGTCGACAACCATTGTTATCATCCGAACTACCAACAACAACTAGCTCCACCGGTCAACATAGTAACTTGGTTGCTGCAGTTATTACTACAGGGGAGTTAGATATGGAAATTAGACATAATGTTAATGCAGAAAGTTATTGTTGA
- the LOC139882899 gene encoding chalcone isomerase-like protein 2: protein MVMVDEIAFPPQITTTKPLSLLGHGITDIEIHFLQIKFTAIGVYLEPEVVTHLQQWKGKPGKALAEDDDFFEALINAPVEKFVRVVVIKEIKGSQYGVQLESAVRDRLAADDKYEEEEEEALEKVVEFFQSKYFKKDSVITYHFPANSPSAEITFAAEGKVESKMKVENGNVVEMIKKWYLGGTRGVSSTTIASLADNLSAELSK, encoded by the exons ATGGTAATGGTAGATGAAATTGCATTCCCTCCTCAGATTACAACTACCAAGCCATTATCACTTCTGGGTCATG GCATCACAGACATAGAGATCCATTTTCTCCAAATTAAATTCACAGCAATTGGAGTCTACTTGGAGCCTGAAGTGGTCACACATTTGCAGCAATGGAAAGGAAAACCAGGGAAAGCCCTGGCCGAAGATGACGATTTCTTCGAGGCTCTTATCAACG CCCCAGTTGAGAAATTTGTCAGAGTTGTGGTGATCAAGGAGATCAAAGGATCACAGTACGGAGTTCAGCTAGAGAGTGCCGTTAGAGATCGGTTAGCGGCTGACGACAAATATGAAGAAGAGGAGGAAGAAGCTTTGGAGAAAGTTGTTGAGTTCTTCCAGTCTAAATACTTCAAGAAGGACTCTGTCATTACTTATCATTTCCCAGCAAATTCTCCCTCAGCAGAG ATTACATTCGCAGCGGAAGGAAAGGTGGAATCGAAGATGAAGGTGGAGAATGGAAATGTGGTGGAGATGATTAAGAAATGGTACTTGGGAGGAACAAGAGGGGTTTCTTCTACAACCATAGCATCACTTGCTGATAACCTCTCTGCAGAGTTGTCCAAGTGA